Proteins encoded together in one Sinorhizobium sp. B11 window:
- a CDS encoding sugar transferase, which translates to MYKRARAGLKRGADIFLVVVAGVFLIVPIVIVALWVRMTSPGPAIYWSNRVGRRNQIFRMPKFRSMRIDTPTVATHLLDDPSRYLTPIGAFLRKSSLDELPQLWCILKGEMSFVGPRPALYNQNDLIKLRTAEGVDALLPGLTGWAQVNGRDELPIPEKVKFDVEYLQRRSFLMDIRILAMTVDKVLSRKGIAH; encoded by the coding sequence ATGTACAAAAGAGCGAGGGCTGGCTTGAAGCGGGGAGCGGATATTTTCCTAGTGGTGGTCGCCGGCGTGTTCCTCATCGTACCGATCGTGATCGTCGCGCTTTGGGTGCGCATGACCTCTCCGGGACCGGCGATCTACTGGTCAAATCGCGTTGGGCGTCGCAACCAGATCTTCCGAATGCCGAAATTTCGCAGTATGCGGATTGATACGCCGACGGTCGCCACACATCTGCTCGACGACCCCTCCCGCTATCTGACGCCGATCGGAGCATTTCTGCGCAAGTCGAGCCTCGACGAACTACCGCAGCTCTGGTGTATCCTGAAGGGCGAGATGAGCTTCGTCGGCCCGCGGCCCGCGCTCTATAACCAGAACGATTTGATCAAATTGCGCACAGCCGAAGGTGTCGATGCGCTTCTACCGGGGCTGACAGGTTGGGCGCAGGTCAATGGGCGTGACGAACTGCCGATCCCCGAAAAGGTGAAGTTCGATGTTGAATATCTGCAGCGCCGCTCCTTCTTGATGGACATCCGCATCCTGGCGATGACCGTTGACAAAGTATTGAGCAGGAAGGGCATAGCGCATTGA
- a CDS encoding replication initiation protein RepC gives MDTGFVTTPFGRRPMSLALMRGQLQAESIKPDKSVDKWKVFRDVCEARPLLDISDRTLAVLNALLSFYPENHLSGEASMVVFPSNRQLIVRAHGIAVTTLRRHLAALVDAGLIIRKDSANGKRFARRKTSGELEDAYGFSLAPLLARSEELAAMAQRIEADRTALRRARERLTICRRDVRKLIDAAIEDGVPGNWDDIEAAYVHHLAYLPRNASASDLDSIRLNLETLRTDIVNLLTNFDNFKKLSASVVQNEPHIQNSDIDSLELESLPTAQAETLRVTTGMVQPNGPQKIFPLALILQACPQISDYAQGGSIRGWRDFVTAAVAVRSMLGITSETYQAACESLGREHAAVVIACMLERANHINSPGGYLRDLTRKGARGEFSLGPMLMALVRQNSPVARRA, from the coding sequence ATGGATACGGGATTTGTGACGACGCCTTTCGGGCGGCGGCCAATGTCGCTTGCCTTGATGAGAGGTCAGCTTCAGGCCGAATCAATTAAACCAGATAAGTCCGTCGACAAGTGGAAGGTGTTTCGCGACGTCTGCGAAGCACGTCCGCTGCTCGACATTTCCGACCGCACACTCGCTGTGCTGAATGCCCTTCTCTCCTTCTATCCCGAAAACCATCTCTCCGGTGAGGCGAGCATGGTTGTCTTTCCATCCAACCGGCAGCTGATCGTGCGGGCACACGGCATTGCAGTCACCACGCTGCGTCGGCATCTGGCGGCTCTTGTCGACGCCGGGCTGATCATCCGCAAGGACAGCGCCAATGGGAAACGTTTTGCCCGCCGGAAAACATCCGGTGAACTTGAGGATGCCTATGGCTTCAGCCTGGCGCCGCTTCTTGCCCGCAGCGAAGAACTGGCTGCCATGGCTCAAAGGATCGAAGCCGACCGGACGGCACTCCGGCGCGCGCGCGAGCGGCTGACGATCTGCCGCCGCGATGTCCGCAAACTGATTGATGCCGCAATCGAGGACGGTGTTCCCGGTAATTGGGACGACATCGAGGCTGCTTATGTACATCACCTCGCATACCTTCCCCGCAACGCATCGGCTTCCGATCTCGACAGTATTCGCCTGAACCTCGAAACCCTTCGCACCGACATCGTCAATCTGCTGACGAACTTCGATAATTTCAAAAAATTGAGCGCCAGTGTGGTCCAAAACGAACCGCACATACAGAATTCAGATATAGACTCTCTTGAATTAGAATCCTTACCGACGGCGCAGGCGGAAACACTGCGGGTTACGACCGGGATGGTTCAACCAAACGGACCTCAGAAAATATTTCCTCTTGCCCTCATTCTGCAGGCTTGCCCGCAAATCAGCGATTACGCTCAGGGAGGATCGATCAGGGGCTGGCGAGATTTCGTGACCGCTGCCGTCGCCGTACGGTCCATGCTGGGGATCACGTCAGAGACCTATCAGGCCGCTTGCGAAAGCCTCGGTCGGGAACATGCGGCTGTCGTAATTGCCTGCATGCTGGAACGAGCAAACCATATCAACTCGCCGGGCGGCTATCTGCGTGACCTTACCCGCAAGGGAGCGCGAGGAGAGTTCTCGCTAGGCCCAATGCTGATGGCGCTGGTACGGCAGAATAGCCCGGTTGCACGGAGGGCATGA
- the repB gene encoding plasmid partitioning protein RepB codes for MSRRDTVNSIFMRKAETPAASAGIEKNPDRVRTGAVSAMGASLQEMTEAARAAGRLQAQISSGFSVLEIDPSDISNSSISDRIPVERDADFDALVTSISEHGQKVPILVRPDPETEGRYQIAYGRRRLRAAAKLGLKVKAIVQSLSDTELVIAQGKENLDRQDLSFIEKALFAYRLEEAGYPRDVIMAALSTDKADLSRYISVARGVPQTVILAIGPAPKAGRARWLALVEALSSSPKKVHSIIEDDAFADLDSDQRLQRVLSKMAARDQKKVAGDIWKTRQGQRAAQIERSGSKTRITFDERMVPEFADYLTTRLDELFEEFGAVRSQR; via the coding sequence ATGAGCCGGCGCGATACCGTCAATTCGATCTTCATGCGCAAGGCCGAGACACCGGCGGCGTCGGCCGGCATCGAGAAGAACCCGGACCGAGTGCGCACCGGTGCCGTCTCGGCCATGGGTGCATCGCTTCAGGAGATGACGGAGGCGGCGCGTGCCGCCGGCCGTCTCCAGGCACAGATTTCCTCGGGATTTTCCGTTCTTGAAATCGATCCCTCGGATATTTCCAATTCCTCGATCAGCGATCGTATCCCGGTCGAGCGCGATGCCGACTTCGATGCGTTGGTGACAAGCATTTCCGAACATGGTCAGAAAGTGCCGATCCTGGTCCGTCCCGACCCTGAAACGGAAGGACGCTACCAGATCGCCTACGGTCGTCGCCGACTGCGGGCTGCTGCCAAGCTCGGCCTTAAGGTCAAGGCGATCGTTCAAAGCTTGAGCGATACCGAACTGGTCATTGCTCAAGGTAAGGAAAATCTCGATCGCCAGGATCTCTCCTTCATCGAGAAGGCGCTGTTTGCCTATCGTCTGGAAGAGGCTGGCTACCCCCGAGATGTCATCATGGCAGCGCTTTCGACCGACAAGGCCGATCTCAGCCGTTATATCTCGGTCGCCCGCGGCGTACCGCAGACCGTGATCCTGGCAATCGGCCCGGCACCAAAGGCAGGTCGTGCCCGATGGCTCGCTCTCGTCGAGGCCCTCTCTTCGTCACCGAAGAAAGTCCACTCGATCATCGAGGACGACGCCTTTGCCGATCTCGACAGCGATCAGCGTCTGCAACGTGTGTTGTCGAAAATGGCAGCGCGCGATCAGAAGAAGGTGGCGGGCGATATCTGGAAAACGCGGCAAGGACAGAGGGCAGCGCAAATCGAGCGCTCCGGCAGCAAGACGCGCATCACGTTCGATGAGCGCATGGTGCCTGAATTTGCCGATTATCTCACAACCCGGCTGGATGAGCTCTTCGAAGAGTTCGGCGCCGTCAGGTCACAACGATAA
- the repA gene encoding plasmid partitioning protein RepA — MSKPQRTSRTLQRSVDETIGAHASTISSQLQAISEALFPPTASKTLRRFTSGEAAKLIGVSDSTLRKMTLAGEGPQPDVGSNGRRLYSLRQLNELRALLAASARGREAHDFLPRRRQNEHLQVIAVTNFKGGSGKTTTSVHLAQYLALQGYRVLALDLDPQASMSAMLGVMPETDVRSNETLYAAIRYDEERRPLSEVVRNTYFDGLDLIPGNLELMEFEHTTPRALMRGSRDGEGVFFMRVAKALDDVGENYDVVVLDCPPQLGYLTLSGLCAATSMIVTVHPQMLDVASMSQFLLMTHDLLSVVREAGGELNYDFIRYLLTRYEPQDAPQTKVAALLRNLFDDHVMINAMVKSAAVSDAGLTKQTLYEIGRENLTRSTYDRAMEALDAVNGEVETLIRQAWGRT, encoded by the coding sequence GTGAGCAAGCCACAAAGGACTTCTCGGACCCTTCAGCGTAGCGTCGATGAGACGATCGGCGCCCATGCGTCGACGATCAGTTCGCAGTTGCAGGCGATCAGCGAAGCCCTGTTTCCGCCGACTGCGAGCAAGACCCTGCGCCGCTTTACCTCCGGCGAGGCGGCCAAGCTGATCGGCGTTTCGGATTCGACCTTGCGGAAGATGACGCTTGCCGGCGAAGGCCCGCAGCCCGATGTCGGCAGCAATGGCCGACGCCTCTATTCCTTGCGTCAGCTCAATGAACTGCGCGCCCTGCTAGCCGCCTCCGCTCGTGGGCGTGAGGCGCATGACTTCCTGCCGCGCCGCAGGCAGAACGAACATCTTCAGGTCATCGCAGTCACCAACTTCAAGGGTGGATCGGGCAAGACCACGACCTCGGTGCATCTTGCGCAATATCTGGCGCTGCAGGGCTACCGCGTGCTCGCCCTCGATCTCGACCCGCAGGCCAGCATGTCGGCCATGCTCGGCGTCATGCCGGAGACGGATGTCCGTTCCAACGAGACACTCTATGCGGCAATCCGCTACGATGAGGAGCGGCGTCCCCTCTCTGAGGTGGTGCGCAATACCTATTTCGATGGCCTGGATCTGATCCCGGGCAATCTCGAACTCATGGAGTTCGAGCATACGACGCCACGCGCGCTGATGCGCGGCTCCCGGGATGGCGAAGGCGTCTTCTTCATGCGTGTCGCCAAGGCGCTCGACGATGTTGGCGAGAACTACGATGTCGTGGTCCTCGACTGCCCGCCACAGCTCGGATACCTGACGCTGAGCGGCCTTTGCGCCGCAACCTCGATGATCGTCACCGTACATCCGCAGATGCTGGACGTGGCTTCCATGAGCCAGTTCCTGCTGATGACGCATGACCTTCTCTCCGTCGTGCGCGAAGCCGGCGGCGAGCTCAATTATGATTTCATTCGTTATCTGCTCACCCGCTACGAACCACAGGATGCGCCGCAGACGAAGGTCGCGGCTCTTCTGCGCAATCTGTTCGACGATCACGTGATGATCAATGCGATGGTGAAATCGGCAGCTGTCTCCGACGCCGGTCTTACCAAGCAGACGCTCTATGAGATCGGACGCGAGAACCTGACACGGTCGACCTATGACCGCGCGATGGAAGCCCTCGATGCCGTCAACGGAGAAGTCGAGACGCTGATCCGGCAGGCATGGGGGCGCACATGA
- a CDS encoding L-fuconate dehydratase: MTRITDIRVFDLRFPTSQSLDGSDAMNPDPDYSAAYVILETDKHGLAGHGLTFTIGRGNDICCAAIEAMRHLVVGTELSDVLAHPGKYWRHLTSDSQLRWIGPEKGAIHLATGAIVNAVWDLLAKEAGKPVWRLVAEMPAEVIADIVDYRYLTDVLTRDEAIAILRQAEPGKAARIATLEKEGYACYTTSAGWLGYEDEKLRRLCQEAIDAGFNHIKMKVGRDLEDDIRRLRIAREVIGPDRYLMIDANQVWEVGQAIDWVKQLSFAKPFFIEEPTSPDDVAGHRKIRQGISPVKVATGEMCQNRIMFKQFIAEGAIDIVQIDSCRMGGLNEVLAVLLVAAKFGLPVWPHAGGVGLCEYVQHLSMIDYVAVSGTKDGRVIEYVDHLHEHFLDPCIIKDAAYMPPTRPGFSIEMKPASIADYTFNG; encoded by the coding sequence ATGACCCGCATCACCGATATCAGAGTTTTCGACCTTCGCTTTCCCACCTCGCAAAGCCTCGATGGTTCCGATGCGATGAACCCGGATCCGGATTATTCCGCTGCCTATGTGATCCTCGAAACCGACAAGCACGGCCTTGCCGGCCACGGCCTGACCTTCACCATCGGCCGCGGCAACGACATCTGCTGCGCGGCGATCGAGGCGATGCGGCATCTGGTCGTCGGCACCGAGCTTTCGGATGTGCTGGCCCATCCCGGCAAATATTGGCGGCATCTGACCAGCGACAGCCAGCTTCGATGGATCGGTCCTGAAAAGGGCGCGATCCATCTGGCAACCGGCGCAATCGTCAACGCCGTCTGGGATCTGCTTGCCAAGGAGGCCGGCAAACCGGTCTGGCGCCTCGTTGCCGAAATGCCGGCCGAAGTGATCGCCGATATCGTCGACTACCGCTACCTCACCGACGTGCTGACGCGCGACGAGGCGATCGCCATCCTCAGACAGGCCGAGCCCGGCAAGGCTGCGCGTATCGCGACGCTCGAGAAAGAAGGTTATGCCTGCTACACGACCTCGGCCGGCTGGCTCGGCTACGAGGACGAGAAGCTGCGCCGGCTCTGCCAGGAGGCGATCGATGCCGGTTTCAACCATATCAAGATGAAAGTCGGCCGCGATCTGGAGGATGATATCCGCCGCTTGAGGATTGCCCGCGAGGTGATCGGTCCAGACCGTTACCTGATGATCGACGCCAACCAGGTCTGGGAGGTCGGCCAGGCGATCGACTGGGTCAAGCAGCTTTCCTTCGCCAAGCCCTTCTTCATTGAAGAGCCGACAAGCCCCGACGATGTCGCCGGCCATCGCAAAATCCGCCAGGGCATTTCCCCGGTGAAGGTTGCGACCGGCGAGATGTGCCAGAACCGTATCATGTTCAAGCAGTTCATCGCCGAGGGTGCGATCGACATCGTGCAGATCGATTCCTGCCGCATGGGCGGGTTGAACGAGGTGCTGGCCGTGCTGCTGGTCGCCGCCAAATTCGGCCTGCCGGTCTGGCCGCACGCCGGCGGCGTCGGGCTCTGCGAATATGTGCAACACCTGTCCATGATCGATTACGTGGCGGTGTCAGGCACCAAGGATGGCCGCGTCATCGAATATGTCGACCATCTGCATGAACATTTTCTCGACCCCTGCATCATCAAGGATGCCGCCTATATGCCGCCGACCCGGCCCGGCTTCTCAATCGAGATGAAGCCGGCCTCGATTGCCGACTACACATTCAACGGCTAG
- a CDS encoding SDR family oxidoreductase, which yields MTSNLSGKTVLITAAGQGIGRATALAFAATGAKVHATDINTDALATLAAENNISTHKLNVLDEDAVKTLVAGIGAVDVLFNCAGVVHNGSVLEMPDTDLEFAFDLNVKAMIRTIRAVLPGMLERKDGSIINMSSVASSIKGVPNRFAYGVTKAAVIGLTKSVAADYVTQGIRCNCICPGTVESPSLQDRMRAQGDYDTARAAFIARQPMGRLGTPEEIAGLAVYLAGATYTSGQAYAIDGGWTI from the coding sequence ATGACAAGCAATCTTTCCGGCAAGACCGTTCTCATCACCGCAGCCGGTCAGGGCATCGGCCGCGCGACGGCGCTTGCCTTTGCCGCAACTGGCGCCAAGGTGCATGCGACCGACATCAATACCGACGCCCTCGCGACCCTGGCGGCAGAGAACAATATCTCCACCCATAAGCTGAACGTGCTCGACGAGGATGCGGTCAAGACGCTGGTGGCCGGGATCGGCGCTGTCGACGTGCTCTTCAACTGCGCAGGCGTCGTCCATAACGGCTCGGTGCTGGAGATGCCGGACACCGATCTGGAATTTGCTTTCGATCTCAACGTCAAGGCGATGATCCGCACCATCCGTGCCGTGCTGCCGGGCATGCTGGAACGCAAGGACGGTTCCATCATCAACATGTCTTCGGTCGCCTCAAGCATTAAGGGCGTGCCGAACCGCTTCGCCTATGGCGTGACCAAGGCCGCCGTGATCGGGCTGACCAAATCGGTCGCCGCCGACTACGTGACGCAAGGTATCCGGTGCAACTGCATCTGCCCCGGCACCGTGGAAAGCCCCTCGCTGCAGGACCGCATGCGCGCTCAAGGCGACTACGACACTGCGCGCGCCGCCTTCATCGCCCGCCAACCGATGGGGCGCCTCGGCACGCCGGAGGAAATTGCCGGTCTCGCCGTTTATCTCGCCGGTGCGACCTATACTTCCGGCCAGGCCTACGCCATCGACGGCGGCTGGACGATCTGA
- a CDS encoding IclR family transcriptional regulator: protein METEESDRYRAPALDKGLDILELLAGVDSGLTQAEIAKRLERSPNEFYRMLDRLVKRGYVTRLDGDRYSLTLKLFGLAQLHAPVRRLASYATPLMRDLAQRSRQANHLAVFDRGAAVVIAQQEAPDYWGLSIRVGSHISLFDTGSGHVLLAFRSDEEREMMISEHARSRKDADLGAEFYERLNQIRERGYEMMASAQTAGVYNLSAPILGPDGRGIAALTCPYIALVNAPAAPDITQAIGMVQKTAAELSALAGATIAVQA from the coding sequence ATGGAGACCGAAGAGTCAGATCGCTATCGCGCTCCGGCGCTCGACAAGGGTCTTGATATTCTCGAACTTCTGGCCGGCGTCGACAGCGGCCTGACGCAGGCGGAAATCGCCAAGCGGCTGGAGCGCAGCCCGAATGAATTCTACCGCATGCTCGATCGTCTCGTGAAGCGAGGTTACGTGACGCGGCTCGATGGTGACCGTTATTCTCTCACCCTGAAACTCTTCGGCCTGGCGCAGTTACATGCGCCGGTGCGACGGCTCGCCTCTTATGCGACGCCGCTGATGCGCGATCTCGCCCAGCGCTCGCGCCAGGCAAACCATCTTGCCGTCTTCGACCGGGGCGCTGCCGTCGTCATCGCCCAGCAGGAGGCGCCGGACTATTGGGGCCTGTCGATCCGCGTCGGTTCCCACATCAGTCTCTTCGACACGGGGTCCGGCCATGTGCTGCTTGCCTTCCGCAGCGATGAAGAACGCGAGATGATGATTTCGGAGCATGCGCGCAGCCGCAAAGACGCCGATCTTGGCGCGGAATTTTACGAGCGGCTGAACCAGATCCGCGAGCGCGGCTATGAGATGATGGCAAGTGCCCAGACGGCCGGTGTCTATAATCTCTCTGCACCGATCCTCGGGCCGGACGGGCGCGGCATTGCGGCGCTGACCTGCCCCTATATCGCGCTGGTGAATGCGCCGGCTGCACCCGACATCACTCAGGCGATCGGCATGGTGCAGAAGACGGCCGCTGAACTCTCGGCGCTCGCCGGCGCAACGATTGCCGTGCAGGCTTAA
- a CDS encoding amidohydrolase — MFIDTHLHVIDRSALHYPWLANVPALDRDFLYETYATEAKRCGITKVLHMEVDVDPVIMQAETDYVSRLGDLVAGAIVSCRPEEDGFAAYLERQKADPFVKGFRRVLHVVPDDVSEAALFRENVRRLSGTGLTFDLCTLPHQVGKVAALTDAAPDVQFILDHCGNPDIKSNAFEPWSRGITEIARRPNVVAKISGIVTNADPAAWTAENLRPYIEHVIASFGWDRVVWGSDWPVCTLANGLSTWVAATQAILSGTAETERARLLHDNAQRLWTL; from the coding sequence GTGTTCATCGATACACATCTGCATGTCATCGACCGGTCGGCGCTGCATTATCCCTGGCTCGCGAACGTGCCTGCTCTCGACCGCGATTTTCTCTATGAGACCTATGCGACCGAGGCCAAGCGCTGCGGCATCACCAAGGTTCTGCACATGGAGGTGGATGTCGATCCGGTGATCATGCAGGCCGAAACCGACTATGTCAGCCGCCTCGGCGACCTGGTGGCCGGTGCAATCGTTTCCTGCCGGCCGGAAGAAGACGGTTTTGCCGCCTATCTGGAGCGACAGAAGGCCGATCCCTTCGTCAAGGGCTTCCGGCGTGTGCTGCATGTGGTGCCAGACGATGTCTCGGAAGCTGCACTCTTCCGCGAGAATGTCAGAAGGCTTTCCGGCACCGGCCTGACCTTCGATCTCTGCACGCTGCCGCATCAGGTCGGCAAGGTGGCGGCGCTCACTGACGCTGCACCCGATGTGCAGTTCATCCTCGACCATTGCGGCAATCCGGATATCAAGTCGAACGCCTTCGAGCCCTGGAGCCGCGGTATAACCGAAATCGCCCGCCGGCCGAATGTCGTCGCCAAAATTTCCGGCATCGTCACCAATGCCGATCCGGCAGCCTGGACGGCGGAAAACCTGCGGCCCTATATCGAGCACGTCATAGCAAGCTTCGGCTGGGATCGTGTGGTCTGGGGGAGCGACTGGCCGGTCTGCACGCTGGCAAACGGGCTTTCCACCTGGGTCGCGGCCACCCAGGCGATATTATCAGGCACTGCGGAAACGGAGCGCGCGAGGCTCCTTCACGACAATGCGCAGCGTCTGTGGACGCTCTGA
- a CDS encoding helix-turn-helix domain-containing protein: protein MKEEPHSVDVHVGKTIRIQRLLRKVSQTELGDRVGVTFQQIQKYEKGSNRVSASMLVEIAGALSVDVRTFFDDLTAPAANANDNPAPSEEFVISREGVQLNAAFFSIKNEQLRKKILKLVQAIATTEQTEIDAAE from the coding sequence ATGAAAGAAGAACCGCATTCCGTGGACGTTCATGTCGGCAAGACGATCCGTATACAGCGACTGCTGAGAAAGGTTTCCCAGACGGAATTGGGCGATCGCGTTGGCGTGACCTTCCAGCAGATCCAGAAATACGAAAAGGGCTCCAACCGCGTTTCTGCGAGCATGCTCGTCGAAATCGCCGGCGCACTCAGCGTCGATGTCAGGACCTTTTTCGATGACCTGACGGCGCCTGCCGCCAACGCGAACGATAATCCCGCTCCGAGCGAAGAATTCGTCATTTCGCGTGAAGGCGTCCAGCTAAACGCTGCTTTCTTCTCGATCAAGAACGAGCAGCTTCGCAAGAAAATCCTCAAGCTCGTCCAGGCAATTGCCACCACCGAGCAAACGGAAATCGACGCTGCCGAATAG
- a CDS encoding toxin — MKVLFVGPSLASEIADARKQHPDVDFRAPAACGDILKAVHEGATAIGLIDGYFGDLPSVWHKEILFALENGVAVAGGSSMGALRAAECCAFGMVGIGSIFEDYESGRLLDDEAVALVHAPQELGWLPLSVPWVDFEPTIEGLHAKGEITVSERKKLLLAGRFLHFSERTYAKVVEESHFARKPRREQILTVIRANRVERKRADARLVLEWLQKGEFASTKRDWSFAATSHFELLQVEVTQQMRPVTLE; from the coding sequence ATGAAGGTCCTCTTCGTCGGTCCGAGCCTTGCGAGCGAGATTGCAGATGCCCGAAAGCAGCATCCTGATGTCGATTTCCGTGCGCCGGCGGCCTGCGGCGACATTCTGAAGGCGGTCCATGAAGGGGCGACGGCGATCGGTCTGATCGACGGCTATTTTGGCGACCTGCCATCCGTGTGGCACAAGGAAATCCTCTTTGCGCTAGAAAATGGCGTTGCCGTTGCTGGCGGATCCAGCATGGGGGCGTTACGCGCTGCCGAGTGCTGCGCCTTCGGCATGGTCGGCATCGGCTCGATCTTCGAAGACTACGAATCCGGTAGGCTTCTCGACGATGAGGCGGTAGCGCTCGTCCATGCGCCGCAGGAGCTCGGCTGGCTGCCGCTTTCCGTTCCTTGGGTCGATTTCGAGCCGACGATTGAAGGCCTGCATGCGAAGGGCGAAATTACCGTCAGCGAGCGCAAGAAGCTGCTCCTTGCCGGGCGTTTCCTGCATTTCTCCGAACGCACCTACGCCAAGGTGGTTGAAGAGTCCCACTTTGCTCGCAAACCGCGGCGCGAACAGATCCTGACCGTGATTCGCGCCAATCGCGTCGAACGTAAGCGGGCCGATGCAAGGCTGGTGCTGGAATGGCTGCAAAAGGGAGAGTTTGCGTCAACGAAACGTGACTGGAGCTTTGCTGCGACCTCGCATTTCGAGCTGCTGCAAGTCGAAGTCACGCAACAGATGCGGCCTGTAACGCTCGAATAA